The Candidatus Nanopelagicus abundans genome includes a region encoding these proteins:
- a CDS encoding DUF3099 domain-containing protein, which produces MKKPKEVSQSITSVQSGLTADQSARQRRYFISMMIRTICFILTVVLPSPYRWIALTGAVTLPYIAVIAANAGRETIKKDAIFTPKRKRLN; this is translated from the coding sequence ATGAAAAAGCCAAAGGAAGTTTCGCAATCAATAACTTCGGTGCAATCTGGGCTTACTGCTGATCAATCTGCTCGCCAACGTAGATACTTTATTTCGATGATGATAAGAACTATCTGTTTTATTTTGACAGTTGTTTTGCCAAGTCCATACCGTTGGATTGCATTAACAGGCGCAGTTACCCTTCCTTATATAGCTGTTATTGCTGCAAATGCAGGAAGAGAAACAATCAAGAAGGATGCAATATTTACGCCTAAGCGAAAGCGCTTAAATTAA